The DNA region CAAGTCAGCAGGTGACCAAGCAATCACGACCGCAAGTCCGCAATCGCTTGGCCTGTCGTCTGGTCGCCTGTCTAGCTAGCGGATGgagattttctttgtttttttaataaaacaggtattttaggttttaggaaataAGCGTGCTTGCAAAAAATGAAACTGACATggctcttttgaaaattttaaaatccaaGGTCGCCCTTTCACAAAATGCCCAGGCACGTGAAAAAAAGAAACCCCTGGTGGTGGGGCCCGCTTCAGTGAGCAAAGCACAGCTCAGTACCCTCGAGTCAAACGCGGATCGAACACGATATCAGATCAGCAGATTTATCACATGAAGCCGAGATACCATTCTACAGCATCTTCTGGGACACGATTTTAAAATGTCGTCCAGATGTAGGAAAGGAATATAACATGTTTGACTTTATTTAGACACGGTCAACGAAGGAGGAATCATCAACATGGATGCTCATCCAACGTCATCAAATCCTGCAGCCCTTCCCACAAGTCCACCGATTCCTGCCCTTGTCCCTGCTGCTGCTCGCCGTCCATTTGAGGGTGAGACGCCGACGACGACGTGAGGGTGCTGGACTGGCAGCTGGAGATCTCGTGGCCTCCGCGATGCTCGGGGAAGGGGAAATTGAGCTTGGCCCGGGCGCCGCGGAACTCGATGGCAGCAGCGTCGTAGGCCCGAGCCGCCTCCTCCGCTGTATCGAACGTTCCCAGCCACTTGCGCACTGCCCTCCTCGGGTCCCGGATCTCTGCCGCCCACTTCCCCCACGGCCGCTGCCGCACGCCCCGGtactt from Zingiber officinale cultivar Zhangliang chromosome 4B, Zo_v1.1, whole genome shotgun sequence includes:
- the LOC121974769 gene encoding ethylene-responsive transcription factor ERF109-like, whose translation is MVANKDDCLHLQTAISSANEDYCLFSRQQEHSVIVKALIHVISGYPSPELPQASGACSTCGIGGCLGCHFFGEEPRSATKAIHGGTMATPPARPRKKKKKNKYRGVRQRPWGKWAAEIRDPRRAVRKWLGTFDTAEEAARAYDAAAIEFRGARAKLNFPFPEHRGGHEISSCQSSTLTSSSASHPQMDGEQQQGQGQESVDLWEGLQDLMTLDEHPC